GAGCTTCTGGAGGCCATGATCCGGGCCAACCGGCTGCGGCCCCGCGACGTGGCGGCGGCGTTCTTCACCATGACGCCCGACCTCGACGCCGACTTCCCCGCCTACGTCGCGCGGGACATGGGCTGGACGCACGTGCCCATGATGTGCGCCGGCGAGCTGGGCGTCCCGGGGGCGATGCCCCGCGTGGTGCGGATCATGCTTCTGGTCAACACGAACGTTCCGCCGGAGAAGATCCGGCACCAGTACCTGGGAGACACGCCGGCCCTGCGCCCGGATCTGGCGGGCCCGTCCGCCCGCCCGCGCCGC
The sequence above is drawn from the Planctomycetota bacterium genome and encodes:
- the aroH gene encoding chorismate mutase, encoding MPVRGIRGAINVAANTREEIFARTRELLEAMIRANRLRPRDVAAAFFTMTPDLDADFPAYVARDMGWTHVPMMCAGELGVPGAMPRVVRIMLLVNTNVPPEKIRHQYLGDTPALRPDLAGPSARPRRRGRVRSLGGQR